The following are encoded in a window of Clostridium thermarum genomic DNA:
- the dapG gene encoding aspartate kinase: protein MKIIVQKFGGTSVSTKERRQSAINKVVDCVKKGYKPVVVVSAMGRMNDPYATDTLLSLVKKDFLDNNKMASDLLMSCGEIISSVVFTADLYEAGYTATPLTGGQAGLITNDKYGEAEVIKVNTTKILEVLDSSSIPVIAGFQGISESGYITTLGRGGSDVSAAIIGGALGAEEVEIYTDVDGIMTADPRIVNNASLIKEISYNEVFQLAEQGAKVIHPRAVEAAMKYNIKLAIKNTLNDCEGTVITSAVTHGEEGKVITGITHMSHRVQVKINYEDNKNNGSYDDILDILGRNNISIDLINVFPHEKIFTIDDKDKEFVYNLMESMNLIYNKQEECSKIAVVGIGMKGVPGVMARILKRLRNEGIEVLQTADSHMTIWCLVKSSKTQQAIVALHKEFDL, encoded by the coding sequence ATGAAAATAATAGTGCAGAAATTCGGTGGAACATCAGTATCTACCAAAGAACGAAGGCAGTCTGCTATCAACAAGGTAGTTGATTGTGTTAAGAAGGGTTATAAACCAGTAGTTGTAGTATCTGCCATGGGGAGGATGAATGATCCCTATGCCACCGATACCCTACTTTCATTGGTTAAAAAGGATTTTTTGGATAATAATAAAATGGCATCAGACTTATTGATGAGTTGTGGAGAAATAATTAGTTCTGTAGTTTTTACAGCAGATCTTTATGAAGCTGGTTATACAGCAACACCTTTGACTGGTGGACAAGCAGGTTTGATAACTAATGACAAATATGGTGAAGCTGAGGTTATAAAGGTTAATACCACAAAAATTCTAGAAGTTCTCGATTCCTCATCTATCCCGGTTATAGCAGGCTTTCAGGGGATAAGTGAAAGTGGCTATATTACAACTTTGGGACGAGGCGGCAGTGATGTATCAGCAGCGATAATTGGTGGAGCTCTAGGAGCAGAAGAAGTAGAAATATACACAGATGTGGATGGTATAATGACTGCAGATCCAAGAATAGTTAATAATGCATCACTTATCAAGGAAATAAGCTATAATGAAGTTTTTCAATTGGCAGAACAGGGAGCTAAGGTTATTCATCCAAGGGCTGTGGAAGCTGCTATGAAATATAATATTAAGTTAGCAATAAAGAATACACTAAATGACTGTGAAGGAACAGTAATAACCAGCGCTGTAACTCACGGAGAAGAAGGTAAGGTTATTACTGGTATAACTCATATGAGCCATAGAGTCCAAGTAAAGATAAATTATGAAGACAACAAGAATAACGGTAGCTATGACGATATTCTAGATATACTAGGTAGAAATAATATCAGTATAGATTTAATAAACGTTTTTCCACACGAGAAGATTTTTACTATAGATGATAAAGATAAAGAATTTGTATATAATTTGATGGAGAGTATGAATTTGATATATAACAAACAGGAGGAATGCAGCAAAATCGCTGTTGTTGGCATAGGAATGAAGGGCGTTCCCGGTGTTATGGCTAGAATACTGAAAAGACTTAGGAATGAAGGTATTGAGGTCCTGCAGACAGCAGATTCTCACATGACAATATGGTGTTTAGTGAAATCCTCGAAAACCCAACAAGCTATAGTAGCTCTTCATAAAGAATTTGATTTATAG
- a CDS encoding YlmC/YmxH family sporulation protein has product MGDNSKLYSEIEKYEIINVNDGEKYNYLANNDVIIDENGYLKLIILNKSQSKFSFFSNNEFLEVPWECVKKIGLRTIIIDADEQSIKKTRL; this is encoded by the coding sequence ATGGGTGATAACTCTAAACTATACAGTGAAATAGAAAAATATGAGATAATTAATGTAAATGATGGTGAAAAATATAATTATCTAGCAAATAATGATGTAATTATTGATGAAAATGGGTACTTAAAGTTAATAATACTAAATAAGTCACAATCTAAGTTTAGCTTTTTTAGTAATAATGAGTTTTTGGAAGTACCCTGGGAATGCGTGAAAAAAATTGGTTTAAGGACTATAATAATTGATGCGGATGAGCAATCAATAAAAAAGACCCGATTATAA
- a CDS encoding M16 family metallopeptidase has translation MYNMITLSNGLRLVIEKIDYVNSVSVGLWIENGSRNEAINNNGISHFIEHMLFKGTRNRSAKELAEVIEDVGGQLNAFTGKEATCFYIKLLDTHLELSLDVLSDMLFNSIFSEEEIEREKGVVIEEINMSEDTPDDVVNELHSQVTWGEDSLSLPILGTEETVRSFTRAQLIDYVHSYYIPENSVISICGNVDISNVEKLVEAYFGKWKSDTKKITHYSSPEILTGSLYKNKDIEQLHISLGLKGIPMGNDDIYPLLLLNNVLGGGASSLLFQKIREEHGLCYTVYSYLSSYINTGVINIYAGLNPNYAADALVMISQEIEDFIKTGIREEKLIKAKEQIKGNYILGLESTSSRMFSNGKAALFQNRINRPDEILKKIDAITTDKLNEVMKVTFGNRIMNAAFVGKNINIDQYNEILNFDTVAFKQNTTKELV, from the coding sequence ATGTATAATATGATAACATTATCCAATGGACTTAGACTTGTAATTGAAAAGATTGATTATGTTAATTCTGTAAGCGTAGGGCTTTGGATTGAGAATGGTTCAAGAAATGAGGCTATAAACAATAATGGAATTTCACATTTTATAGAACATATGCTCTTTAAAGGTACAAGAAATAGAAGTGCAAAGGAGTTGGCTGAAGTAATCGAAGATGTGGGTGGTCAGCTCAATGCCTTTACAGGAAAAGAAGCTACTTGTTTTTATATAAAGTTGTTAGATACACACCTGGAGTTATCTCTAGATGTATTGTCTGACATGCTTTTTAACAGTATTTTTAGTGAAGAAGAAATAGAGAGAGAAAAAGGTGTAGTTATTGAAGAAATTAATATGAGCGAAGATACTCCCGACGATGTTGTAAATGAGCTGCACAGCCAAGTAACATGGGGTGAAGATTCGCTTTCACTTCCTATTTTAGGTACTGAAGAAACAGTTAGAAGCTTTACCCGTGCACAGTTAATAGATTATGTTCATTCCTACTACATACCGGAAAACTCTGTTATTTCTATCTGCGGAAACGTAGATATAAGTAATGTAGAAAAGTTAGTAGAAGCATATTTTGGCAAGTGGAAAAGTGATACTAAGAAAATTACTCATTATTCCTCTCCCGAGATACTAACCGGTAGTCTTTATAAGAACAAAGATATAGAGCAGCTTCATATCAGCTTAGGTCTTAAGGGTATACCAATGGGTAATGATGATATATATCCTCTCTTGCTTTTAAATAATGTATTGGGCGGTGGTGCATCTTCCTTGCTTTTCCAGAAAATCAGGGAGGAGCATGGCTTATGTTACACTGTTTATTCCTATCTTTCTTCATATATAAATACTGGAGTGATTAATATTTATGCTGGCCTAAACCCTAATTATGCAGCTGATGCCTTAGTGATGATATCTCAAGAAATAGAGGATTTCATTAAAACAGGAATAAGAGAAGAGAAGTTAATAAAAGCAAAGGAGCAGATTAAGGGTAATTACATTTTGGGATTGGAAAGCACCAGCAGTAGGATGTTTAGTAACGGTAAAGCTGCACTGTTCCAGAATCGAATTAACAGGCCGGATGAAATACTGAAGAAGATTGACGCCATTACTACTGATAAATTAAATGAAGTTATGAAAGTTACATTTGGAAATAGAATAATGAATGCTGCTTTTGTAGGTAAGAATATTAATATTGATCAATACAATGAAATACTGAACTTTGATACAGTAGCTTTTAAACAAAATACAACTAAGGAATTGGTCTAA
- a CDS encoding ClpP family protease, with amino-acid sequence MADEEKIQQKEDKRENIKELGTTDIARPDERIQVVPIIGQIEGHNLLSPQTKATKYEHIIPQLIGMERDEKVEGILIVLNTVGGDVEAGLAIAEMINSLSKPTVSLVIGGGHSIGVPLATSANYSFISPTATMIVHPIRMTGLVIGVPQTFEYFNKMQKRIIDFVTRTSKISSDRFVKLMLQSDELLNDMGTILIGKQAVEEGIIDEVGGIKEALSKLNSLIEESKKQP; translated from the coding sequence TTGGCTGATGAAGAAAAAATTCAACAAAAAGAAGATAAACGAGAAAATATAAAAGAATTAGGTACTACTGATATAGCTCGCCCAGACGAGCGCATTCAAGTTGTTCCTATAATAGGACAAATAGAAGGTCATAATCTATTGTCACCTCAAACAAAAGCTACTAAGTATGAACATATTATACCGCAGCTAATAGGTATGGAGCGTGATGAGAAAGTTGAGGGTATATTGATAGTACTTAATACTGTAGGTGGAGATGTGGAGGCTGGCTTAGCAATTGCAGAAATGATAAATAGTTTGAGTAAGCCTACGGTTTCTCTGGTAATTGGGGGAGGACATTCAATTGGAGTGCCCCTGGCTACTTCTGCAAATTATTCATTTATTTCACCTACTGCAACAATGATTGTTCATCCAATAAGAATGACGGGGCTGGTTATTGGTGTACCGCAAACATTTGAGTATTTCAACAAAATGCAAAAGAGAATAATTGATTTTGTTACCAGAACATCGAAGATAAGTAGCGATAGATTTGTAAAGCTCATGCTTCAATCTGACGAGTTGCTGAATGATATGGGAACAATATTGATTGGAAAGCAAGCTGTTGAAGAGGGCATAATCGACGAAGTGGGTGGAATAAAAGAAGCCCTTTCAAAATTAAATAGTTTGATTGAGGAAAGCAAAAAGCAACCATAG
- a CDS encoding polyribonucleotide nucleotidyltransferase, with translation MSHILEYELAGRKLKAEYGKIGMLSNCALLVSYGDTVVMVNVNASDKPREGIDFFPLSVEYEERLYAVGKIPGGFVKREGRPSENAILNGRAIDRPLRPLFPKGYRNDVQIVCTVLSVEPDNQPDILAINAASLALCLSSIPFTDPVGAVSVGLIDGKFIINPTSKEREQSCLELTVCATKDKVMMIEAGGNEIPEDVMYDAIMFGFEECKKLALFQEEAMKQHGKPKAAFEVSKPDEQLEKEVTQFAFDMIKEAMYITDKDKRNEAMDAVKQKISEAFDEKYPDNLADIAEIVYNLQKKIVRNMILVDHRRPDERKFDEIRPISCEVGILPRTHGTGLFTRGLTQVLTVATLGALGDVQILDGLGEEEFKRYMHHYNFPSYSVGEVKPMRGPGRREIGHGALAERALQPLIPSEEEFPYTIRLVSEVLSSNGSTSQASVCGSTLALLDAGVPIKRPAAGIAMGLVTSEDLTQEEILTDIQGIEDFFGDMDFKVAGTVEGITSIQVDTKLRGLSNQCIRKAIDMARKARLEIIEKITQCIPKHRDDLSVYAPRAYTMTIDPEKIRDVIGTGGKVINKIIAETGVKIDIKDDGKIFVMSSDSVGAKRAIKMIEDLTKEVKVGEVYLGKVTKIATFGAFVEILPNKEGLVHISKLDIARVNKVEDVVSVGDEILVKVTEIDNQGRINLSRKDAIKDSENEEKEQ, from the coding sequence ATGAGCCATATATTAGAATACGAATTAGCCGGCAGAAAATTAAAGGCGGAATATGGCAAAATTGGAATGTTATCTAACTGTGCACTGTTAGTGAGTTATGGCGACACAGTAGTGATGGTAAATGTTAATGCATCAGACAAACCAAGAGAAGGAATTGACTTCTTTCCACTAAGTGTTGAATACGAAGAACGCCTTTATGCCGTAGGTAAAATTCCGGGGGGATTCGTAAAAAGAGAGGGGAGGCCTTCAGAAAATGCTATCCTAAACGGAAGAGCAATAGATAGGCCCTTAAGACCATTATTTCCAAAGGGATATAGAAATGATGTGCAGATTGTCTGCACTGTTTTATCCGTTGAGCCTGATAATCAGCCAGACATATTGGCTATAAATGCGGCCTCTTTAGCCCTATGTTTATCAAGCATACCCTTTACTGACCCAGTAGGTGCAGTATCCGTTGGTTTAATTGATGGTAAGTTCATCATCAACCCAACTTCAAAGGAAAGAGAGCAAAGTTGTCTTGAACTTACAGTATGTGCTACTAAGGATAAAGTAATGATGATTGAGGCTGGTGGAAATGAAATTCCTGAAGACGTAATGTATGATGCAATTATGTTTGGTTTTGAGGAATGTAAAAAACTAGCTTTATTCCAAGAAGAAGCCATGAAACAACATGGTAAACCTAAAGCAGCCTTTGAGGTAAGCAAACCTGATGAACAACTGGAAAAAGAGGTTACTCAGTTTGCTTTTGATATGATAAAGGAAGCAATGTACATAACTGACAAAGACAAAAGAAATGAGGCAATGGATGCTGTTAAGCAGAAGATTTCCGAAGCCTTTGATGAAAAATATCCTGACAATTTAGCAGATATTGCTGAGATAGTTTATAACCTTCAGAAAAAAATTGTTAGAAATATGATTCTTGTGGATCATAGAAGACCTGATGAGAGAAAATTTGATGAAATAAGACCAATTTCATGTGAAGTGGGAATACTACCAAGAACTCATGGTACTGGACTTTTCACCAGAGGTTTGACTCAGGTATTGACTGTTGCTACCTTAGGAGCTCTAGGTGACGTACAAATACTGGATGGCCTTGGGGAAGAAGAATTCAAGAGATATATGCATCACTATAATTTCCCATCCTACAGTGTTGGAGAAGTTAAACCAATGAGGGGACCCGGAAGAAGAGAAATAGGTCATGGTGCTTTGGCAGAAAGAGCATTACAGCCTTTAATTCCTTCTGAAGAAGAATTCCCATATACTATAAGATTAGTATCTGAGGTTTTAAGTTCTAATGGATCTACTTCCCAAGCCAGTGTCTGCGGAAGTACCTTGGCATTATTAGATGCAGGTGTTCCAATAAAGAGGCCGGCAGCAGGTATTGCTATGGGGTTAGTAACCAGTGAGGATTTAACACAGGAAGAAATATTGACAGATATTCAAGGAATAGAAGATTTCTTTGGAGATATGGACTTCAAAGTAGCTGGTACCGTAGAAGGAATAACTTCTATACAGGTAGATACTAAGCTAAGAGGATTATCTAATCAGTGTATCAGAAAAGCTATAGACATGGCAAGAAAAGCCCGACTGGAAATCATAGAAAAAATTACTCAGTGCATACCAAAACATAGAGATGATTTGTCTGTTTATGCTCCTAGAGCTTATACAATGACTATAGACCCTGAAAAGATTAGAGACGTTATAGGTACTGGCGGTAAGGTTATAAACAAGATTATAGCAGAAACCGGTGTTAAAATTGACATAAAAGATGACGGAAAGATCTTTGTTATGTCAAGTGATAGCGTTGGAGCTAAGAGAGCGATAAAAATGATAGAAGACTTAACAAAGGAAGTTAAAGTAGGAGAAGTTTATCTTGGTAAAGTAACCAAAATTGCTACTTTTGGCGCATTTGTTGAGATTCTTCCAAATAAAGAAGGCTTAGTTCATATATCTAAGTTGGATATAGCTAGAGTTAACAAAGTAGAAGATGTGGTTTCTGTTGGCGATGAAATTTTAGTTAAGGTAACTGAAATAGATAATCAGGGAAGAATAAATCTTTCTAGAAAAGATGCCATAAAAGATAGTGAGAACGAAGAGAAAGAGCAATAA